A portion of the Algimonas porphyrae genome contains these proteins:
- the cobS gene encoding cobaltochelatase subunit CobS produces the protein MSTDQFPLFQPDITVSARETFGVDFDMQVPAFSQASEFVPSIDDAYRFDGPTTQAILAGFAYDRRVMIQGYHGTGKSTHIEQVAARLNWPMVRINLDSHVSRIDLIGKDAIVLKDGMQITEFREGLLPWALQNPVALTFDEYDAGRPDVMFVIQRVLEAQGRLTLLDQNKVITPHSAFRLFATTNTVGLGDTSGLYHGTQQINQGQMDRWSIVCQLNYLPHDEEEKIVLAKSPSYDNAEGRDVIASMVRVADMTRNAFINGDISTVMSPRTVMNWAENARIFDGDLAQAFRLTFLNKCDELERPVISEFYQRAFGEDLPESSASVMVA, from the coding sequence ACATCACCGTTTCCGCCCGCGAAACATTCGGCGTCGATTTCGACATGCAGGTTCCGGCCTTTTCGCAGGCATCGGAATTCGTCCCGTCGATTGACGATGCCTACCGCTTTGACGGACCGACGACGCAGGCGATTCTGGCCGGCTTTGCCTATGATCGTCGGGTGATGATTCAGGGCTATCACGGCACGGGCAAGTCGACCCATATCGAACAGGTCGCCGCACGATTGAACTGGCCGATGGTGCGCATCAATCTGGACAGCCATGTCAGCCGGATCGACCTGATCGGCAAGGATGCGATCGTCCTGAAGGACGGCATGCAGATTACGGAGTTTCGAGAAGGCCTGCTGCCATGGGCGCTGCAGAACCCGGTCGCGCTGACATTCGACGAATATGATGCGGGCCGTCCGGACGTGATGTTCGTGATCCAGCGCGTACTGGAAGCGCAAGGCCGCCTGACGCTGCTGGATCAGAACAAGGTTATCACGCCGCATTCCGCATTCCGCCTGTTCGCCACGACCAACACGGTGGGCCTCGGCGATACGTCCGGCCTCTATCACGGCACGCAACAGATCAATCAGGGCCAGATGGATCGCTGGTCGATCGTTTGTCAGCTCAACTATCTGCCGCATGACGAAGAAGAAAAGATCGTTCTGGCCAAGAGCCCGTCTTATGACAATGCGGAAGGTCGCGACGTGATTGCCAGCATGGTCCGCGTCGCCGACATGACCCGTAATGCCTTCATCAATGGCGACATCTCAACGGTCATGAGCCCGCGCACGGTGATGAACTGGGCCGAAAACGCCCGCATCTTCGACGGTGATCTGGCCCAAGCCTTCCGCCTGACCTTCCTGAATAAATGCGACGAGCTGGAACGCCCCGTCATCAGCGAATTCTACCAGCGCGCCTTTGGTGAGGATCTACCGGAGAGTTCAGCAAGCGTGATGGTGGCGTAG